The following coding sequences are from one Cervus canadensis isolate Bull #8, Minnesota chromosome 4, ASM1932006v1, whole genome shotgun sequence window:
- the RTBDN gene encoding retbindin isoform X1 — MKGEEEDCLDPCPIRAVGRISVAKQVDMACRGHTRPRALAWALQLTLAWMLLGACGGSHPLPARSKRHHRLATNLGTDQLHLEEMNPPEASDPGLVPVRCEELSPRCESFLVHLQAALRSRFHLLLLGVRQTQPLCSELCDAWFATCESDITCSPTWLPLLEKRGCEPGCTTYGQTFADGAELCRSLLGDALPVADPGSGHCLTISVSMLPRPRHARRARGTIFRRSRRSRTGILDSASSGSGSGSGSGP; from the exons ATGAAGGGTGAGGAGGAAGACTGTCTAGATCCCTGTCCAATTAGGGCAGTAGGAAGAATCTCGGTGGCCAAGCAG GTGGACATGGCCTGCAGGGGTCACACTCGACCCAGGGCCTTGGCCTGGGCCCTGCAACTGACCCTGGCATGGATGCTGCTGGGAGCTTGTGGAGGGAGCCACCCACTCCCAGCTAGATCAAAGAGACACCATAGGCTGGCGACCAATCTGGGCACAGACCAGCTGCACCTGGAAG AGATGAACCCACCAGAGGCATCGGACCCTGGGCTCGTCCCAGTGCGCTGTGAGGAGCTGAGCCCCAG GTGCGAATCCTTCCTGGTACACCTCCAGGCTGCCCTTCGCAGTCGCTTCCACCTGCTGCTCTTGGGGGTACGCCAGACGCAGCCGCTCTGCTCTGAGCTCTGCGATGCCTG GTTTGCCACTTGCGAAAGTGATATCACCTGCAGCCCGACTTGGCTCCCACTCCTAGAAAAGAGGGGCTGCGAGCCTGGCTGCACTACTTATGGGCAG ACTTTTGCAGACGGAGCGGAGCTTTGCCGCTCGCTTCTGGGCGACGCGCTACCAGTGGCGGATCCCGGCTCTGGTCACTGCCTCACCATTTCCGTCTCGATGTTGCCACGTCCCAGACATGCACGAAGGGCCCGGGGAACCATTTTCAGGCGCTCCCGCCGCTCTCGCACCGGGATCCTGGACTCCGCGAGCAGCGGGAGTGGCAGTGGAAGTGGCAGCGGCCCCTAG
- the RTBDN gene encoding retbindin isoform X2, producing the protein MACRGHTRPRALAWALQLTLAWMLLGACGGSHPLPARSKRHHRLATNLGTDQLHLEEMNPPEASDPGLVPVRCEELSPRCESFLVHLQAALRSRFHLLLLGVRQTQPLCSELCDAWFATCESDITCSPTWLPLLEKRGCEPGCTTYGQTFADGAELCRSLLGDALPVADPGSGHCLTISVSMLPRPRHARRARGTIFRRSRRSRTGILDSASSGSGSGSGSGP; encoded by the exons ATGGCCTGCAGGGGTCACACTCGACCCAGGGCCTTGGCCTGGGCCCTGCAACTGACCCTGGCATGGATGCTGCTGGGAGCTTGTGGAGGGAGCCACCCACTCCCAGCTAGATCAAAGAGACACCATAGGCTGGCGACCAATCTGGGCACAGACCAGCTGCACCTGGAAG AGATGAACCCACCAGAGGCATCGGACCCTGGGCTCGTCCCAGTGCGCTGTGAGGAGCTGAGCCCCAG GTGCGAATCCTTCCTGGTACACCTCCAGGCTGCCCTTCGCAGTCGCTTCCACCTGCTGCTCTTGGGGGTACGCCAGACGCAGCCGCTCTGCTCTGAGCTCTGCGATGCCTG GTTTGCCACTTGCGAAAGTGATATCACCTGCAGCCCGACTTGGCTCCCACTCCTAGAAAAGAGGGGCTGCGAGCCTGGCTGCACTACTTATGGGCAG ACTTTTGCAGACGGAGCGGAGCTTTGCCGCTCGCTTCTGGGCGACGCGCTACCAGTGGCGGATCCCGGCTCTGGTCACTGCCTCACCATTTCCGTCTCGATGTTGCCACGTCCCAGACATGCACGAAGGGCCCGGGGAACCATTTTCAGGCGCTCCCGCCGCTCTCGCACCGGGATCCTGGACTCCGCGAGCAGCGGGAGTGGCAGTGGAAGTGGCAGCGGCCCCTAG